A single Acidaminococcus sp. DNA region contains:
- a CDS encoding DUF6506 family protein has product MFEAGFIYLFPGLDPMRQHAEIPSTNMNMNVVGVPNYAAAEKAAKDLVAKGCTAIELCAGFGVEGLARIKKAVGPGVAVGAVRFDFHPGLEFKSGDDVFGK; this is encoded by the coding sequence ATGTTTGAAGCAGGTTTTATTTATCTATTTCCTGGACTTGATCCCATGCGGCAGCATGCCGAAATCCCTTCGACAAATATGAATATGAACGTTGTCGGCGTACCTAATTATGCCGCGGCTGAAAAGGCAGCCAAAGACCTCGTAGCCAAAGGCTGCACGGCTATTGAACTGTGCGCGGGCTTTGGCGTCGAAGGTCTGGCAAGAATCAAGAAAGCCGTAGGCCCCGGCGTTGCTGTGGGTGCCGTTCGCTTTGATTTTCATCCCGGACTCGAATTTAAGAGCGGCGACGACGTGTTTGGAAAATAA
- a CDS encoding lactate utilization protein has translation MVEFERERNRKLAKKVIAGLASRQMEGYFVETKAEALKKALELIPEGSSVTWGGSMSISEIGLKQAVIDGNYTVYNRDVEKTPEAKRAVMLKSYTCQYYLASTNAITEDGVLVNVDRNSNRVSSLAYGPEHVIMIVGMNKVTKDVDHALYRVRNVAAPINAQRFTTAKTPCNMNGSCANCKSPESLCCNFLITRFSNHPGRMKIILVNEDLGF, from the coding sequence ATGGTCGAGTTCGAACGTGAGAGAAACCGCAAGCTTGCCAAAAAGGTCATTGCCGGCCTTGCTTCCCGTCAGATGGAAGGCTATTTTGTCGAGACGAAAGCAGAAGCACTGAAAAAGGCGCTGGAATTGATTCCGGAAGGATCCAGTGTCACCTGGGGCGGTTCGATGTCCATTTCGGAAATCGGATTGAAACAGGCTGTAATCGACGGCAATTATACGGTCTATAACCGTGACGTGGAAAAGACGCCGGAGGCAAAGCGTGCCGTCATGCTGAAGTCGTACACGTGCCAGTACTATCTGGCGAGTACGAATGCCATTACCGAAGACGGCGTACTGGTCAATGTGGACCGGAATTCCAACCGGGTATCCAGCCTGGCTTATGGACCGGAACATGTCATTATGATTGTGGGGATGAATAAGGTCACCAAAGACGTGGATCATGCGCTCTACCGCGTGCGCAATGTGGCGGCACCGATTAACGCCCAGCGCTTCACGACGGCAAAGACGCCCTGCAATATGAACGGATCCTGCGCCAACTGCAAATCACCGGAAAGCCTCTGCTGCAACTTCCTGATTACCCGTTTTTCCAATCATCCGGGAAGAATGAAGATTATTCTGGTGAATGAGGATTTGGGATTCTAA
- a CDS encoding RibD family protein has product MNRPHIICHMMMSLDGRIDCGMTVKIPGNKEYYKTLSALNAPSLLNGRVTAEMEISEKGHFTPSHPEAKAQPGFSKKRDAEGYQIILDSKGTLLWKDNTASESPLIVVVTERASQEYLTYLDGRHISWIVSGKNHVDLKNTVEILYKEFGVKRLMIGGGGTINGAFLDAGLLDEISILLSPAIDGRKGMVSVFDGIAMDREPVTLKLKDVTRYQNGALWLRYDVE; this is encoded by the coding sequence ATGAACAGACCCCATATCATTTGCCATATGATGATGTCGCTCGATGGCCGCATCGACTGCGGCATGACCGTAAAGATTCCCGGCAACAAAGAATATTATAAAACGCTGAGTGCCCTTAATGCGCCTTCGCTCCTGAATGGCCGCGTTACGGCTGAAATGGAGATTTCCGAAAAGGGTCATTTCACGCCGAGTCACCCGGAAGCAAAAGCACAGCCCGGCTTTTCCAAAAAGCGTGACGCTGAGGGCTATCAAATTATTTTGGACAGCAAAGGCACACTTTTGTGGAAAGACAACACTGCTTCCGAATCGCCGCTTATCGTCGTTGTCACTGAACGGGCCTCTCAGGAATACCTGACATATCTGGACGGCCGCCACATCTCCTGGATTGTCAGCGGTAAAAATCACGTCGACCTGAAGAACACCGTTGAAATTCTCTACAAAGAATTTGGCGTCAAGCGCCTCATGATTGGAGGCGGCGGTACTATTAACGGAGCCTTCCTGGATGCCGGCCTTCTTGATGAAATCAGCATCCTGCTGAGTCCGGCCATCGACGGCCGCAAAGGCATGGTTTCCGTCTTTGACGGCATCGCCATGGACCGCGAACCTGTGACTTTAAAATTAAAAGATGTCACCCGTTACCAAAATGGTGCTCTGTGGCTGCGGTACGATGTGGAGTAA